The Alkalihalobacillus sp. TS-13 genomic interval TCGTCCATACGGTCGACGACGACTTTTTTCTTAAGTGCCTTATCCATATTGTTCACGTGTTCAGGCATACTTTTATAACCTCGTCTTGCTTCTACATCGACCTGGAGTTCACAGGCTCCTAGTCCAGCGTAAAATGGTCCTTCATTTGAAGAATCGACCATCACCCATACGAGCCAGTATAGTTTCGGATTCGGCGCATCTTCTCGGTTCGCCGTAAATTTGATTCGTTTCTCGACCGAGCTTCTGGCATGCAATGCTCCCATATCGACGAACACTTCTTCATCTGCAGGGTCGACAAAGATCGGCGTCAGGTTGTTGAGGTTGATTGTTCCGACACCGTAACCGCCGTGTCCATCTGTTGAATCTCCGCTTAATATTGTAAATCCTTGTTTTTTCTTCGGCTTTTTACCGCCATCGTTATTATTGTTTTCAAAGAGATCTTTCACGTCCAAAACCTCCTATTATCATCTATAAGTATATGTTCTAAAGCGAACATCCTCTTAAATGTATGGTTTTATCTTATCATACTATTCAATTCTTATGAATGATTACGGATTACCTCTTGCATTCTGAATTAAAAACGAATATTATTATGGATGGTTATTATAAATGTTCGTATTTTGGGG includes:
- a CDS encoding YwhD family protein, producing the protein MKDLFENNNNDGGKKPKKKQGFTILSGDSTDGHGGYGVGTINLNNLTPIFVDPADEEVFVDMGALHARSSVEKRIKFTANREDAPNPKLYWLVWVMVDSSNEGPFYAGLGACELQVDVEARRGYKSMPEHVNNMDKALKKKVVVDRMDEKSKALLKKFLIEHNEEFWERASEDVKNAL